In Saprospiraceae bacterium, a genomic segment contains:
- a CDS encoding 6,7-dimethyl-8-ribityllumazine synthase: MAGKLPGHSSLSQDEIIKSRKFSYGIAVAQWNEHITDRLLQSCLQTLHQNGIPAENIKLRKTPGSFELPLTAKCLLEFEQVNAVICLGCIIKGETDHDQYIAHAIAHGIMQLSLETGHPVIFGVLTVLSEEQALDRAGGKYGNKGEEAAISAIKMLCLQNV; the protein is encoded by the coding sequence ATGGCAGGTAAACTACCAGGCCATTCATCATTAAGCCAGGATGAAATTATTAAGAGCAGAAAATTCTCGTATGGCATTGCCGTTGCTCAATGGAATGAACATATTACCGATCGCCTTTTGCAAAGTTGTCTCCAGACTTTACATCAAAATGGGATACCTGCAGAGAATATTAAACTCCGGAAAACGCCAGGATCCTTTGAACTTCCTTTAACAGCAAAATGCCTTTTGGAATTCGAACAAGTGAATGCAGTAATTTGCTTAGGTTGCATTATCAAAGGCGAAACAGACCATGATCAATATATTGCACATGCAATTGCCCATGGTATCATGCAATTGAGTTTGGAAACAGGGCATCCCGTGATTTTTGGAGTATTAACAGTTTTATCTGAAGAACAAGCTCTTGACAGGGCCGGTGGTAAATACGGAAACAAGGGTGAAGAAGCTGCCATTTCAGCAATAAAGATGCTTTGTCTGCAAAATGTTTAA
- a CDS encoding tetratricopeptide repeat protein codes for MARGYRSHVTPKKVSSTGGKDDTLLDISEVKHHAEDFFEKYRLIILGVFGGLVLIIGAWLLFKYMYQEPKNKEALEQMYQAEFLFEKDSFDLALNNPGGGFAGFAEIAENYGSTDAGNLAKYYAGVCCMHLRKFEDAKSYFEDYSASGNIMPVLKNGLLGDAYAELNDFDKALSFYEKAVSISDDELLTPAYLKKLGTLRQKQGDKEGALKAFKTIKDQYPDSPDGNGIDKYIIPLE; via the coding sequence ATGGCTAGAGGCTACCGTTCGCATGTTACACCTAAAAAAGTGAGTTCAACCGGAGGAAAAGATGATACATTACTCGACATCAGCGAAGTTAAACATCATGCTGAAGATTTTTTCGAAAAATACAGACTCATCATACTAGGCGTTTTTGGAGGCTTGGTACTCATCATTGGAGCTTGGTTATTATTTAAATACATGTATCAGGAACCGAAAAACAAAGAAGCCTTGGAGCAAATGTACCAGGCTGAATTTTTGTTTGAGAAAGACTCCTTCGATCTGGCATTGAATAATCCGGGTGGAGGATTTGCAGGATTTGCTGAAATTGCTGAAAATTACGGCTCTACAGATGCCGGCAATTTGGCTAAATATTATGCCGGGGTTTGTTGTATGCACCTCCGAAAATTTGAGGATGCTAAGTCTTATTTCGAAGATTACAGTGCCTCAGGTAATATAATGCCGGTGCTCAAAAATGGACTTTTGGGAGATGCATATGCAGAACTCAATGATTTTGACAAGGCATTAAGTTTTTATGAAAAAGCAGTTTCTATCAGTGATGACGAATTACTTACACCTGCTTATTTGAAAAAACTAGGCACCCTTAGACAAAAACAAGGGGATAAAGAAGGGGCTTTAAAAGCTTTTAAAACCATAAAAGATCAGTACCCTGATTCACCGGATGGCAATGGTATTGATAAGTATATCATTCCATTAGAGTAA
- the pdhA gene encoding pyruvate dehydrogenase (acetyl-transferring) E1 component subunit alpha — protein MPAKKNIPTNYPKEIWDHWYRTMLRIRRFEEKTLMMYSQQKIRGFCHVYIGQEAVAAGIMSAIRPQDAMITGYRQHGLALARGLSANSCMAELFGRTDGCVKGKGGSMHFFSKEHRFFGGNGIVGAQIPIGTGIAFAEQYKGTENLCVTMFGDGAARQGALFESFNMAMNWKLPVLYIVENNGYAMGTSVERTSNVEDLYKIGLAFDMPSESVDGMHPAPVHEAVSRAADHIRAGKGPYFLEIKTYRYRGHSVSDPATYRSKEEVEYYKSIDPLIVVENAILSSKTFTDKQLADIQEQVKLEMDEAVQFAENSAFPLEADLYEDNYTQADYPFIMD, from the coding sequence ATGCCTGCTAAAAAGAACATACCAACGAATTATCCGAAAGAAATTTGGGACCACTGGTACCGAACGATGCTCAGGATCAGACGTTTTGAGGAAAAAACCCTCATGATGTATTCTCAACAAAAGATTAGAGGCTTTTGCCATGTTTACATAGGTCAGGAAGCTGTTGCCGCTGGAATCATGTCAGCCATACGTCCGCAAGACGCTATGATAACGGGTTATCGACAACATGGACTTGCTTTAGCCAGAGGCTTATCTGCAAATTCCTGTATGGCAGAACTTTTTGGCCGCACGGATGGCTGTGTAAAAGGGAAAGGCGGATCCATGCACTTCTTTTCAAAAGAACATCGATTTTTTGGAGGAAATGGCATCGTGGGCGCACAAATACCCATTGGCACAGGAATTGCCTTTGCCGAACAATACAAAGGCACCGAAAATCTTTGCGTTACGATGTTTGGAGACGGTGCCGCGAGGCAAGGAGCCCTGTTTGAATCTTTCAATATGGCCATGAACTGGAAACTTCCGGTATTGTACATCGTCGAAAACAACGGATATGCAATGGGCACCTCGGTAGAACGAACCAGCAATGTTGAAGACCTGTATAAAATTGGACTTGCTTTTGATATGCCCTCCGAATCAGTTGATGGGATGCATCCAGCACCCGTTCATGAAGCTGTGAGTCGGGCTGCTGATCATATCAGAGCCGGAAAAGGGCCTTATTTCCTGGAAATCAAGACTTACCGCTATCGCGGACATTCAGTTTCTGATCCTGCAACTTATCGAAGCAAAGAAGAAGTTGAATATTACAAATCCATTGATCCTTTGATCGTCGTTGAGAACGCAATTCTCAGTTCTAAAACATTTACAGACAAACAATTAGCTGATATCCAGGAACAGGTCAAACTAGAAATGGATGAAGCTGTGCAATTTGCTGAAAATTCAGCTTTCCCATTGGAAGCTGATCTATATGAAGATAATTACACGCAAGCAGACTATCCTTTTATTATGGATTAG
- a CDS encoding S9 family peptidase: MKFKYCLLFFLFTLNGFSQSLMTEDILWSLGRVNGEAISKDGKSLFYSVSRYDKESNKSQTQLYMLGIQGGNSQLVSDAKNYAGNVCFDGGGNLMYSKDGQVFHDLVQRNLGIQNLEYSNLMPSPNGKMIAFSRSVKIDKIKSDYYPDLDKSTAMIFDDLMFRHWKDWEDGSYNHLFIGKLTPDGIQQESDIMPGEPFNAPTSPFGGLDDLSWSADSKWLAYVCVKKKGKDYAISTNSEIYLYNPESNETVNISEGMPGYDKEPRFSPDGRFLAWLSMGRDGYEADKNNLIIMELSSRKKYTLTNSWDETINHYQWSPDSKSIFCNVPYRGSIQLFEMVWDLDLSQNPAIRFRQITKTDHDYNGIIGVVKNELICSRTDMNHAAEIFAVDIQTGQSRALTQVNADVYKLLQLSPIEKHWIKTTDGKDMLSWVIFPPGFDSTKKYPTLLYCQGGPQSALSQFYSFRWNFQLMAAKGYIVVAPNRRGMPGWGSQWNEQISGDWGGQCMKDYLSAIDQISAKRYVDLNRRAAVGASFGGYSVFMLAGLHEKRFKSFVSHCGTYNLESWYASTEELFFANWDLKGPYWDKKNELIYTKQSPHKLINKWDTPIMIIQGGRDYRIPDTQAFEAFTAARLKNLKSRMLYIPDEGHHVLKIQNGLVWQKEFFRWLNETL, translated from the coding sequence ATGAAATTTAAATATTGTCTATTATTTTTTCTATTCACCCTAAATGGTTTTTCCCAAAGTTTGATGACTGAAGATATCCTTTGGTCATTGGGTCGTGTGAATGGTGAAGCCATTTCTAAAGATGGTAAATCTTTATTTTACAGTGTAAGCCGGTACGACAAAGAATCCAACAAAAGCCAAACTCAACTCTACATGCTTGGAATTCAAGGTGGTAACAGTCAATTGGTATCTGATGCGAAGAATTATGCAGGCAATGTGTGTTTTGATGGCGGCGGCAACCTGATGTACTCTAAAGATGGGCAGGTATTTCACGATTTGGTTCAAAGGAACCTCGGGATCCAAAATCTTGAATATTCCAATCTAATGCCTTCGCCAAACGGTAAAATGATTGCCTTTTCAAGAAGTGTCAAAATAGATAAAATCAAATCTGATTATTATCCGGATCTCGATAAATCTACAGCTATGATTTTCGATGACCTTATGTTCAGGCACTGGAAGGATTGGGAAGACGGATCTTATAACCACTTATTTATCGGCAAACTCACACCCGATGGGATCCAACAGGAATCAGACATAATGCCCGGTGAACCCTTTAATGCGCCTACTTCTCCTTTTGGAGGCCTGGATGATTTGTCCTGGAGTGCCGACAGCAAATGGTTAGCCTATGTTTGTGTAAAAAAGAAGGGAAAGGACTACGCAATAAGCACCAATTCAGAGATTTATTTATACAATCCCGAAAGTAATGAGACCGTAAATATCTCTGAAGGGATGCCCGGATACGACAAAGAGCCCAGGTTTTCTCCAGATGGACGATTCCTCGCATGGTTGAGCATGGGACGAGATGGTTATGAAGCTGACAAGAACAATCTCATCATCATGGAATTAAGTTCGCGAAAAAAATATACCCTTACAAATTCCTGGGATGAGACTATTAATCACTACCAGTGGAGTCCTGACTCAAAATCGATTTTTTGCAATGTGCCTTACAGAGGAAGCATTCAACTATTTGAAATGGTCTGGGATCTGGATTTAAGTCAGAATCCTGCAATCCGTTTTCGCCAGATTACAAAAACAGATCATGACTATAATGGGATCATTGGGGTCGTAAAAAATGAATTGATATGTTCAAGAACAGATATGAATCATGCAGCTGAAATATTCGCTGTTGATATTCAGACAGGCCAGAGTAGAGCCCTCACACAGGTTAATGCTGATGTATATAAACTTTTGCAATTGAGTCCGATTGAAAAGCATTGGATTAAAACAACTGATGGAAAAGATATGCTTTCGTGGGTCATTTTTCCGCCCGGATTTGATTCCACTAAAAAATACCCTACCCTGCTTTATTGCCAGGGAGGACCTCAATCTGCATTAAGTCAATTTTACTCGTTTCGATGGAATTTTCAGTTAATGGCAGCCAAAGGTTATATCGTTGTAGCGCCTAATCGCCGGGGAATGCCAGGTTGGGGCAGCCAGTGGAATGAACAAATTTCGGGAGATTGGGGTGGACAATGTATGAAAGACTATTTATCTGCAATCGATCAAATATCAGCAAAACGATACGTCGATTTAAATAGAAGAGCTGCTGTTGGCGCAAGCTTTGGCGGTTATTCGGTATTTATGCTTGCAGGATTGCATGAAAAAAGATTTAAGTCTTTTGTATCCCATTGTGGCACTTACAATCTAGAATCCTGGTATGCAAGTACAGAAGAATTGTTTTTCGCAAACTGGGATCTTAAAGGACCTTATTGGGATAAAAAGAATGAACTAATTTACACAAAGCAATCTCCACACAAACTCATAAACAAATGGGATACCCCAATCATGATTATACAAGGCGGAAGAGATTATAGAATTCCGGATACGCAGGCTTTTGAGGCTTTTACTGCTGCGCGATTAAAAAATTTAAAGTCTAGAATGCTCTACATCCCCGATGAAGGACATCATGTATTAAAAATCCAAAATGGCTTGGTATGGCAAAAGGAATTTTTTCGTTGGTTAAATGAGACCTTATAA
- the recF gene encoding DNA replication and repair protein RecF (All proteins in this family for which functions are known are DNA-binding proteins that assist the filamentation of RecA onto DNA for the initiation of recombination or recombinational repair.) — MFIKSLHLTHFKNFQELKLDLSPGFHFISGQNGAGKSNFLDAIYYLALSRSFSSIPDKELIHYGRDFMRIEALINIEESLEHLEIKYKPPQLKEWILNGKKYEKLTDHIGLIPIALVAPDDIYLLMHSAEARRKYLNQVLVQTDREYLRRSIHYQQFLKQRNAAVKQMKIAGKIDHGVLDALDYGLSANGAYIVKCRKELMDILNPWVQVYITRISNGSQTGDLKYIADVPCDFEQVLREYREKDYFSGRTNKGVHKDKIECMMGDFPIHGVGSQGQLKTFVSAMKLAQYAIMKSKKGKQPIVLLDDIFAKLDEERVQQFIEVLNEEQITQCFITDTHVDRSKLLMKRLPGNAELYNVVNGNIQRIPNKQGG, encoded by the coding sequence TTGTTTATAAAGTCTCTTCATTTAACCCATTTTAAAAATTTTCAGGAACTCAAACTCGATTTAAGTCCGGGTTTTCATTTTATTTCGGGACAAAACGGAGCGGGCAAGTCTAATTTTCTGGATGCTATTTACTACCTGGCTTTGAGCAGAAGTTTCAGTTCAATACCCGATAAAGAACTCATCCATTATGGTAGGGATTTTATGAGAATAGAAGCATTGATAAATATTGAAGAGAGCCTGGAACATCTTGAAATTAAATACAAGCCACCACAGCTAAAGGAATGGATTTTAAATGGTAAAAAATACGAAAAACTAACGGATCATATTGGGCTTATTCCAATTGCTTTGGTTGCACCGGATGATATTTATTTATTGATGCATTCCGCAGAAGCCCGAAGAAAATATTTGAATCAGGTACTTGTTCAAACAGATCGCGAATATTTGCGAAGAAGCATCCATTATCAACAGTTTTTGAAACAAAGAAATGCTGCAGTTAAACAAATGAAAATTGCGGGGAAAATAGATCATGGCGTGCTGGATGCCTTAGATTATGGGCTTTCCGCTAATGGTGCTTATATTGTGAAATGTCGAAAAGAACTCATGGATATTTTAAATCCGTGGGTCCAAGTATACATAACCAGAATTAGCAATGGAAGTCAAACGGGAGATCTAAAATATATTGCTGATGTGCCTTGCGATTTCGAACAAGTACTTCGCGAATACCGTGAAAAAGATTATTTTTCGGGAAGAACCAATAAAGGAGTTCACAAAGATAAAATCGAATGTATGATGGGAGATTTTCCTATCCATGGGGTGGGCTCACAAGGCCAATTAAAGACTTTTGTTTCTGCGATGAAACTTGCACAATATGCAATTATGAAATCCAAAAAAGGGAAGCAACCTATTGTCTTGCTGGATGATATTTTTGCAAAATTAGATGAGGAAAGAGTGCAACAATTTATTGAAGTCTTGAATGAAGAGCAGATTACACAATGTTTTATTACTGACACGCACGTAGATCGTTCCAAATTATTAATGAAACGACTGCCTGGAAATGCCGAACTTTACAATGTTGTAAATGGAAACATTCAAAGAATTCCAAATAAGCAGGGAGGGTAA
- a CDS encoding DUF721 domain-containing protein, protein MRNDEIKLNDLLKQFSNQEKLKTKLTQKRLEQAWKERFKDFEAYTRKIRYFEGQMTVELDSAVLSKELSYSIKLIIRQLNEHLGEELIKSLIIR, encoded by the coding sequence ATGAGGAATGATGAAATTAAGCTAAATGACTTACTTAAGCAGTTTTCCAATCAGGAAAAACTTAAAACCAAATTGACTCAAAAAAGGTTGGAACAAGCCTGGAAAGAAAGATTTAAGGATTTCGAAGCCTATACCCGAAAAATAAGATATTTTGAAGGTCAAATGACCGTAGAGTTAGACTCAGCAGTTTTGAGTAAAGAACTTTCCTATAGTATTAAGCTGATTATCAGACAATTAAATGAACACCTTGGAGAGGAGCTCATTAAGAGCCTGATCATACGGTAG
- a CDS encoding DUF2911 domain-containing protein has protein sequence MKKILVLILSGYLFPVFSQISVPAPSPMCKIEQKLGLGTVTIEYSRPGKKDRIVFGDLVPYGKMWRTGANAATKITFSDDVEFGGIKVTKGTYAIFSIPGESNWEVILYSDANVSGVPQNYDKTKEVAHITVVPELIPYTFENLIFDINDIRNESATLNLIWETTLLPIKLKFDTDSKVIASIDKVLAGPTSNDYYNAARYYFDTKKDQNLALQWAHKSNEMGATFWKLRLESLILAGLGRKIEAIEIAQKSKALSIEANNDEYVKMNERSIQEWSN, from the coding sequence ATGAAAAAAATTCTCGTTTTAATCCTTTCCGGATACTTATTTCCGGTATTTTCTCAAATTTCAGTACCGGCCCCTAGTCCAATGTGTAAAATTGAACAAAAATTGGGTTTAGGTACGGTGACTATTGAATACAGCCGTCCCGGTAAGAAGGACCGGATTGTTTTTGGAGATCTGGTGCCTTATGGTAAAATGTGGAGGACCGGAGCTAATGCAGCCACTAAAATCACATTTAGTGACGATGTGGAATTTGGTGGTATCAAAGTAACCAAAGGAACTTATGCAATTTTTTCAATTCCCGGAGAATCCAATTGGGAAGTTATCTTGTACAGTGATGCTAATGTATCTGGTGTACCCCAAAATTATGACAAAACCAAAGAAGTTGCTCATATTACTGTGGTTCCTGAGCTCATTCCTTATACTTTTGAAAATTTGATCTTTGACATCAATGATATTCGCAATGAATCTGCAACCCTAAATTTGATTTGGGAAACTACTTTGCTCCCTATAAAATTGAAGTTTGATACAGATAGCAAAGTAATTGCTAGTATTGATAAAGTTCTTGCAGGACCTACCAGCAATGATTATTATAATGCAGCCAGGTATTATTTCGATACCAAAAAAGATCAAAACCTTGCATTGCAATGGGCTCATAAATCCAATGAAATGGGAGCTACTTTTTGGAAATTGAGATTAGAATCTTTAATTCTTGCAGGATTAGGCAGGAAAATTGAGGCTATTGAAATTGCACAAAAATCAAAAGCCCTGTCAATAGAAGCCAATAACGATGAATACGTTAAAATGAATGAACGCTCTATCCAGGAATGGAGTAATTAA